TCCGACGACCTCCAGGCCGACCTCGGTGTCGAGCGAGGCCATCAGCCTGCTGGCCAGCGTGACGTGCTGGTACTCAGCCCGGCTGCGGTCGGCCACCTCGGCCTCGCGCTCGGCGTCGTACAACGCCTCGGCCTGACCCTCCAGGTCGTCGAACAGCGCGAACAACTGCTCTTCCCAGCTCATGGCGCCCCCGTCATGAGGCCAGTGTGCCGCACCGCGACGTGGATCGCGCGAGTAGCCCGTCGGCTGTGCACAACCGGTTGACTGCCAAAGTAAAAACCCTTTGAATGATGCAAACGGACGCAAACGAAGGGTTTGACGATGTCTCGGGGGATCGAATCAAGGACCGGCACCTACCGGTGGCTGCGGTGCCTGGCGGTGTGGCTGTCCGTCACAGCCGCCGTCACGATCGGGATCCTGGCGTTCCGCGACGAACTCGCGGCGGCGCTGGGTGGCGAGTGGGGCGGGCTGGCCTTCGACGGACTGCTCGTGCGGGGCACGGCCGTCGTGGCGGCCGCCGCCGGCGCCTGGATCTGGCTGGTCACCACCATCACCGTGGTCGAGGCAGCATCCGGGCTCGAGAGGCCGACCGTCGCGCGGGGTCCGGTGCGGCGGATCGTGCTGGCGGCCTGCGGGGTGGCGCTGCTGAGCGGCGCAGTGACCGCGCCGGCGGGGGCAGCCCCTGCTCACGCGGATCGCGCCGATGCTCCCACCTCCGCGCAGGAGCGGCTACTCGGCGGCCTGCCGCTGCCCGACCGGGCCAGCATCCGCGACTCCCCCGAGCCCCCGGCGCAGCCCGACACATCGGTGCGCCCGACCACTCCCACGCAGCCGGTCGCGCATCAGGCGCGGGCGCAGGCCGACTCCGTCGTCGTACTCGCCGGTGACTCGCTGTGGTCGATCGCCGCCGCGGCCCTTCCGCCCGGTGCCGACGACGATCAAGTCGACGGCCGGTGGCGGGAGATCTACGCCGCCAACCGGGCCGCCATCGGCGCAGACCCCGACATCATCCGGCCCGGGCTGCGCCTGACGCTGCCACCTGCCTGACCCAGACCACTTCGGACCTCCTCGGAAAGGTGTCGACCATGACCAACAAGCGGAAAGCATCGGTCACTTCCCTCCGCGCCCCCGTCGGCGTGGCCAGCGTGCAGGGCTCGCTGGCGCTCGACCTGGCGCCGCGCTTCGACCCGCCGGCGCCGGCCCTGGTCCCGAGCATGCCCAGCCAGGACGTCGTCGAGGTCGACGACAGCGAGCGCAGCCGCGTCGACTCCTTCATCGGTCGCTACCTGCGAGCCGCCGTCGAGATCGTCGCCGGCGACCGGCCGTCCTCCCAGGTCGCCCGGCACACGCAGCCCGAGGTGTACGCCGACCTGAGGCGCCGCGCACTGCTCATCGCCCGCGCCGGTGGGCACACGCCCGGCCAGGGCCGCACGGTCGAGGTCATCCGGCCGCAGCTGATGTCGGCTCGCACCAGCTTCGTCAGCCACGACGCCGTCGAGGCCTGCATGCTTGTCCGGTACGGCGCCCGCTGCCGGGCCGTGGCCGCCCGGTTCGAGCTCCAGCGCGAGCGCTGGATCTGCGTCGCTCTCGAATTTGCGTGAACAGCGTGGCGTGAGGAACGAACGCCCCGCGTGGGTTCACGCAGGTCGAGCAAGCGCCGCGACCGTGGCTCCGGAAGGTCGCGTAACCGAGTCGAGACCCGGTGAGTCGACCGCCGACCTCAACCATGTGACCACGGAAGCTGCTCGAGGCCACCTCCGCCCGCCCCGGAAGCCGGATAGTCCAGTCGGATCTTGTCGCCAGGAGCCCGATAACCGACAAGAAGTGACTGGACTATCGCCTGCTAGGGGCGACGAACCGCGCGGACAACCGCGGTGGGTGGAACAGCTAGCCAGCCCGCGTCAGCCGTTGACGCGCGCGGTCAGGCCCGTGGGCCCACCCGGCGCACCGTGGCACCTCTTGAACTTCTTGCCCGAGCCACAGGGGCAGTCGGAGTTGCGGCCGACCCCGGCGAACTCGTCGTCGACGGCGGGCGCACCGATGACCTCGGCCTCGCCATCCTCGCTGGGCGCGGAGTAGGACAGCCGCTGCGGCGACTTCCCCCGCTCCAGACCCTTGGCCCGGATGTTGGGCGCGTGGGCCGCGGCGGCGGCCATGTCGATGCCACCAGAGGCGGGCGCATCGACCTCGTGCTCATGGTCGTGGACATGGGGCTCTTCGGCCTCGTCGTCGTCGCCGACCTCGACCTGCAGGTTGAACAGGAAGCCGACCGACTCCTCCTTGATGCCGTCCATCATGGCGGCGAACATGTCGAAGCCCTCGCGCTGGTACTCCACCAGCGGGTCGCGCTGGGAGTAGGCACGCAGGTAGATGCCCTCGCGGAGGTAGTCCATCTCGTAGAGGTGCTCGCGCCACTTGCGGTCGAGCACGGAGAGTACGACGCGGCGCTCGAGCTCGCGCATGACCTCGTCGCCGACCTCGGCCTCACGACGGTCGTAGGCAGCCTGGGCGTCCTTGGTGATGTCCTCGACGAGGACCTCACGTGAGAGCCCGGCGCGGCCACCGGCCTCCTTCTCGATCGTGTCGAGCGACAGCCCGATCGGGTAGAGCTGGCCGAGCGCGGTCCACAGCGCCTCGAGATCCCACTGCTCGGCGAAATCGGTGGTCGCACCCATGACGTAACCGGCGACGACGTCGCCGATGAAGGTGCGGATCTGCTCCTCGAGGTCGGCGCCCTCGAGCACCCGACGACGCTCGCCGTAGATGACCTCGCGCTGGCGACTCATCACGTCGTCGTACTTGAGGACGTTCTTGCGGGACTCGAAGTTCTGCGACTCGACCTGACCCTGGGCGCTGGCGATGGCACCCGTGACGCGCTTGTTCTCGATCGGGATGTCGTCGGGGACCTTGAGCACCTGGAGGATGCGGTCGACCCAGTCGGACTTGAACAGACGCATCAGCTCGTCCTGCAGCGACAGGTAGAAGCGGGACTCGCCCGGGTCACCCTGACGGCCGGAGCGACCACGCAGCTGGTTGTCGATGCGACGTGACTCGTGACGCTCGGTGCCGACGACGTAGAGGCCACCGACGGCCTTGACCTCGTCGTGCTCGTTGGCGACCTGGCTCTTGACCCGCTCGAGCGTGAGCGGCCACGCCTCTTCGTAGGCGTCAGACGTCTCACCGGTCGGCTCCAGGCCCTGCTTGCGCAGCTCCTGGTCGGCGAGGAACTCCACCGAGCCGCCGAGCATGATGTCGGTGCCTCGACCGGCCATGTTGGTGGCCACGGTGACGGCGCCTTTGTGGCCGGCCATCGCGACGATCTTGGCCTCGTCGGCGTGCACCTTCGCGTTGAGGACCGTGTGCGGGACGCCGCGCTTCTTGAGCAGGGCGGAGAGGTGCTCGGACTTCTCGACCGACACGGTGCCGACCAGCACAGGCTGGCCCACATCGTGACGCTCGGCGATGTCGGCAACGACGGCGTCGTACTTCGCGTCCTCGGTGCGGAACACCAGGTCGGCGTTGTCCTCGCGCAGCATCGGCTTGTTGGTCGGGATGGGTACGACGCCGAGGCTGTAGATCTTGTCGAACTCGCTCGCCTCGGTCATGGCCGTACCGGTCATGCCGGAGAGCTTGTCGTAGAGACGGAAGTAGTTCTGGAGGGTCACGGTGGCGAGGGTCTGGTACTCCTCGCGGACGGTGACGCCCTCCTTGGCCTCGATGGCCTGGTGGAGGCCGTCGTTGTAGCGGCGGCCAGCAAGCATCCGGCCGGTGTGCTCGTCGACGATGAGCACCTCGCCCTCCATGACGACGTACTCCTTGTCGTTGCGGAACAGCTCCTTGGCCTTGATGGAGTTGTTCAGGAACGAGATGAGCGGGGTGTTGACCGAGTCGTAGAGGTTGTCGATGCCGAGGTGGTCCTCGACCCTGGTGATGCCGGGCTCGAGCACCGAGATGGTGCGCTTCTTCTCGTCGACCTCGTAGTCGACGTCGACGTGCATGGTCTTCGCGAGCTTCGCGAACTCGGCGTACCAGTGGACTTCGTCCTGGGTGGGGCCGCTGATGATCAACGGGGTGCGCGCCTCGTCGATGAGGATCGAGTCGACCTCGTCGACGATCGCGAAGTTGTGGCCGCGCTGGACGCAGTCCTCGATGGCGTCGGCCATGTTGTCGCGAAGGTAGTCGAAGCCGAGCTCGTTGTTGGTGCCGTAGGTGATGTCTGCGGCGTAGGCCACGCGACGCTCGTCGGGGCGCATCGACGGCAGGATGACGCCGGTTGTGAGCCCCAGGAAGTGGTGGATGCGACCCATCCACTCGGCGTGGTACTTCGCCAGGTAGTCGTTGACGGTGACGACGTGGACGCCGTCGCCGGTGAGCGCGTTGAGGTAGGCCGGGAGTGTCGAGACCAGGGTCTTGCCCTCACCGGTCTTCATCTCGGCGATGTTGCCGAGGTGGAGCGCCGCCCCGCCCATGATCTGTACGTCGTAGTGCCGCTGGCCGATCACGCGCTTGGCGGCCTCACGCACCGTGGCGAACGCCTCGGGCATCAGGTCGTCGAGCTCCTCGCCCTTGGCCAGCCGCTCCTTGAACTCCACGGTCATGCCGCGCAGCTCCTCGTCGGTCATCTTGACGAAGTCGTCCTCGATGGCGCTGACAGCCTTCGAGATCGTCTCGAGCTGTCGGAGGATCTTGCCTTCGCCGATGCGGAGGAGCTTGTCGATGATGGCAGGCACGGAACTGGTCTCCTGAAACGTCTGGGGCGGCTGCACACCGGGCAGGCGACAGCACCGGTCATGCTACCCACGGACCCCAGCAAGGAGCGCACCGGAGAGCGGAGACGCGAGGTCACCGCGGGGCTCGACCACGATCTCCGACAGGCCCAGCCAGCCGGCAAGGCGGCCCAGCTCGACCGCGAGCTCCTCGGCGGTGGTGCCGGGAGCGTGCGGCTCGCCGAAAGCCGCCTTCACAAGCAGCCGCCCGGTCGCCCGATCGGCCTTGAGGTCGACCCGGGCCACGATCTGGTCGCCGAGCAGGAACGGCAGCACGTAGTAGCCGTGCACCCTCTTGGCCGCTGGCACGTAGATCTCGATGCGGTAGAAGAAATCGAACAGCGCCTCGGCCCGATCGCGTTCCCACACCACCGGGTCGAACGGGCTCAGCAGGGCACGGGCCGCGACCTTGCGCGGCAACCGGGCGTCACGGTGGAGGTAGGCCGGCCGCGACCACCCCTGGACCGTGACGGGGAGCAGCTCGCCGGTTTCGACGAGGGCCGCGATCGCGGGCTTCACGTGGTCGTTGTGCATCCGGTAGTAGTCGCGTAGGCACGAGGCGGTTGCCACCCCGTGCGAGACGGCGGCGCGTCGTACGAGTTCGAGGTCGGCCTCCTCCCGGGGCGGGGTCGGCCGGGCGAGCACGTCGGCAGGGATGACCCGCTCCGGCACGTCGTAGAGCACCTCGAACTGGCTGTTGCGGCCGGAGATCGCCACGTCGCCGGCCATGTAGAGGAAGTCGAGCACCTTACGGGCCTCCGACCAGTTCCAGCCCCAGTGCTGCTTGGTGCGCGGACCGCTGCTGAACTCCTCCTCGAGCTGCCGCGCGGTGACCGGGCCCTCCTCGAGCACGACGGCGAGCACCTCGTGCTCGAGCCCCGGGCGGGTGTCGACGATCGGCCAGTACTTGCCGCGCCTGGCGCGGTAGGACTCCATCCGGTGCTGCATGAGCGGCCACAGCTCGACGGGCATCAGCGCCTGGACGTGTGCCCAGTACTCCACGAGCCGTCGCGGCTTCGCGCTGGACGCGCGCCGCAGCAGGTCGACGTCATAGGCGCCCATCCGGGAATAAAGCGGCATGTAGTGCGCGCGCTGCAGCACGTTGACGGAATCGACCTGGAGCACGCCGGTGCGCTCGACCGTACGCATCAGGGTGCGCATCGTCGGGCTGGCGTGCTGGCTGTCGGCGAACCCCTGGGCCGCGAGGGCGATCCGGCGCGCCTGGGGCAGGCTCAGTGTGTCGGGCACGGGTGCATGCAATCACGTGGCGCCGACAGTGGTCGCGGCTGCTTCTCGTCTCACCGGGTTTCGACATCCGGTCGCGAGCTCGTCCCTCACTCGCACGGCTGCTCAACCGACCTTCCCACGGGCGGATTCCCTCGTACCTCGGGCATCCCCACTAGGGCAGGTCGCGGCTGCTTCTCGTCTCACCGGGTTTCGACATCCGGCCGCGAGCTCGTTCCTCACCAGCGCGGCTGCTCAACCGACCTTCCCACGAGCGGATTCCCTCGTACCTCGGGCATCCCCACTAGGGCAGGTCCAACAACTTCTCCTTGACGGCGTACATGACGGCTTCCATCCGCGAGTGCAGCTGGAGCTTCTCGAGGATGTTGCGCACGTGGTTCTTGACGGTGTTCTCGGAGATGAACAGCTGCTTGGCGATGTCGCGGTTGTTGAGACCCTTCGCGACCAGCCGCAGCACCTCGAGCTCACGCTCGGTCAGCCGCAGGCCGGGCACCTGGCCGCGGTTGGGCTTGGACATCTGCTTGAACTCGTCGATCAGCTTGACCGCCATCGACGGCGAGATGAGCGACTGGCCGTCGGCCACGACGCGGATGGCCTGAGCGACGTCCTCGATCGAGGAGTCCTTGAGCAGGTAGCCGGCGGCGCCGTTCTTGACGGCTTCGTAGAGGTCGGCCTCCTCGTCGGAGACCGTCAGCATGATGATCTTGGCCGACGGCACGGCCTCCTTGATGGAGCGGCAGGCCTCGATGCCGGTGCGTTTGGGCATGCGTACGTCGAGGAGCACGACGTCGGGCGCCAGGCTGGTCGCCATGTCGGTGCCGGCAACGCCGTCACTGGCCTCCCCGATGACCTCGATGTCGGTCTCGGTGCTGAGCAGCATCACAAGGCCACGCCGGAACAGCTCCTGGTCATC
This is a stretch of genomic DNA from Nocardioides sp. InS609-2. It encodes these proteins:
- a CDS encoding LysM domain-containing protein — encoded protein: MSRGIESRTGTYRWLRCLAVWLSVTAAVTIGILAFRDELAAALGGEWGGLAFDGLLVRGTAVVAAAAGAWIWLVTTITVVEAASGLERPTVARGPVRRIVLAACGVALLSGAVTAPAGAAPAHADRADAPTSAQERLLGGLPLPDRASIRDSPEPPAQPDTSVRPTTPTQPVAHQARAQADSVVVLAGDSLWSIAAAALPPGADDDQVDGRWREIYAANRAAIGADPDIIRPGLRLTLPPA
- a CDS encoding Rv3235 family protein produces the protein MTNKRKASVTSLRAPVGVASVQGSLALDLAPRFDPPAPALVPSMPSQDVVEVDDSERSRVDSFIGRYLRAAVEIVAGDRPSSQVARHTQPEVYADLRRRALLIARAGGHTPGQGRTVEVIRPQLMSARTSFVSHDAVEACMLVRYGARCRAVAARFELQRERWICVALEFA
- a CDS encoding crosslink repair DNA glycosylase YcaQ family protein translates to MPDTLSLPQARRIALAAQGFADSQHASPTMRTLMRTVERTGVLQVDSVNVLQRAHYMPLYSRMGAYDVDLLRRASSAKPRRLVEYWAHVQALMPVELWPLMQHRMESYRARRGKYWPIVDTRPGLEHEVLAVVLEEGPVTARQLEEEFSSGPRTKQHWGWNWSEARKVLDFLYMAGDVAISGRNSQFEVLYDVPERVIPADVLARPTPPREEADLELVRRAAVSHGVATASCLRDYYRMHNDHVKPAIAALVETGELLPVTVQGWSRPAYLHRDARLPRKVAARALLSPFDPVVWERDRAEALFDFFYRIEIYVPAAKRVHGYYVLPFLLGDQIVARVDLKADRATGRLLVKAAFGEPHAPGTTAEELAVELGRLAGWLGLSEIVVEPRGDLASPLSGALLAGVRG
- a CDS encoding response regulator transcription factor, which gives rise to MTEQPVSIEPIRVLVVDDQELFRRGLVMLLSTETDIEVIGEASDGVAGTDMATSLAPDVVLLDVRMPKRTGIEACRSIKEAVPSAKIIMLTVSDEEADLYEAVKNGAAGYLLKDSSIEDVAQAIRVVADGQSLISPSMAVKLIDEFKQMSKPNRGQVPGLRLTERELEVLRLVAKGLNNRDIAKQLFISENTVKNHVRNILEKLQLHSRMEAVMYAVKEKLLDLP
- the secA gene encoding preprotein translocase subunit SecA, which gives rise to MPAIIDKLLRIGEGKILRQLETISKAVSAIEDDFVKMTDEELRGMTVEFKERLAKGEELDDLMPEAFATVREAAKRVIGQRHYDVQIMGGAALHLGNIAEMKTGEGKTLVSTLPAYLNALTGDGVHVVTVNDYLAKYHAEWMGRIHHFLGLTTGVILPSMRPDERRVAYAADITYGTNNELGFDYLRDNMADAIEDCVQRGHNFAIVDEVDSILIDEARTPLIISGPTQDEVHWYAEFAKLAKTMHVDVDYEVDEKKRTISVLEPGITRVEDHLGIDNLYDSVNTPLISFLNNSIKAKELFRNDKEYVVMEGEVLIVDEHTGRMLAGRRYNDGLHQAIEAKEGVTVREEYQTLATVTLQNYFRLYDKLSGMTGTAMTEASEFDKIYSLGVVPIPTNKPMLREDNADLVFRTEDAKYDAVVADIAERHDVGQPVLVGTVSVEKSEHLSALLKKRGVPHTVLNAKVHADEAKIVAMAGHKGAVTVATNMAGRGTDIMLGGSVEFLADQELRKQGLEPTGETSDAYEEAWPLTLERVKSQVANEHDEVKAVGGLYVVGTERHESRRIDNQLRGRSGRQGDPGESRFYLSLQDELMRLFKSDWVDRILQVLKVPDDIPIENKRVTGAIASAQGQVESQNFESRKNVLKYDDVMSRQREVIYGERRRVLEGADLEEQIRTFIGDVVAGYVMGATTDFAEQWDLEALWTALGQLYPIGLSLDTIEKEAGGRAGLSREVLVEDITKDAQAAYDRREAEVGDEVMRELERRVVLSVLDRKWREHLYEMDYLREGIYLRAYSQRDPLVEYQREGFDMFAAMMDGIKEESVGFLFNLQVEVGDDDEAEEPHVHDHEHEVDAPASGGIDMAAAAAHAPNIRAKGLERGKSPQRLSYSAPSEDGEAEVIGAPAVDDEFAGVGRNSDCPCGSGKKFKRCHGAPGGPTGLTARVNG